The sequence CTACAAACAAATAGGTGGCGGGTACGCTCGAATCATCAAAACCATAGTGTTTGCAATAACAACGAAGCGCATCGGCATTAACCGTAAAGGAAGAATTGAATAGAGTCGCTTTGACGGATGATTGCGACAGTACTCCATGTTTTGGTCTTTTTAATAGTGCTTTAAGCAATAGTGAACGATATCGAACGCTGTTAGAGGCGACAATGTGCATTATCTTTTTCCTAGCAAAACCTTAGCTGTAGTTTACTGTCACACCAGTAAATAGCACAAGGCGTACCCCTTGCGTTTACCTACGGCGATCCAAGCTTCTATGGCCGAGTCGGTTTTGAGCGCATTACAAAGTCAAATCAACGAGTTTGCAGTGCGCTTCGAGCCCCCTTAAGGTAAGTTATCTACGAATTTAAATAGACCTTCCCCACACTTCGAGTTCCTGGAAGTTATTCCAGGCAACCAATTTTTCATTAGCTGAGTCGTTATTGCCATTGCAGACCAAGCGTAAGTACTTTGCTTGCTGACTACCAAGCGAAATGTCAACATACGCGGTGGTATCGCCTGGAGATTGATACTGCTGCAATAGGGTATAGTTGGTACCGTCACTGCTTACCAAGATATCAAAGAAATATTGTCGTACGTCTCCTTTTGCCTGCGATACTCGCAATGTTTCCAAACTTGAGAGTGATGAAAGCTCCACATCAAATGTGACCCCATAGCCCTTCGCTGTCCATTTGGTAGTAAGGTCACCATCAATGGCCATTTGGGGCGTATGGTCAACTCGAGTCTTTGACGCGCTAACAGAAACAATTGGAAGCGGTTGGCTCGCGACGACATCACTGCCTAAGAAGCCAAGATAGCGGCTAGAAAATGCATTATCGTTGTCGGGAGACAATGAGGGAAAAATATAGTCTACCCCGGTGTCAGACAACCCAAACCAGCGACACAAAGTAGCGGCATACTGCTCTGACGAGGTCGTCGGGATAAATTTATTTCCAATTGCATCGGAGCCGTCTTTCACAAATTCAGGATAGCGACCATAAGCTTTCCCTCCAAGAATGGAACCTCCTACGACCAAATGATTACTTCCCCAACCATGATCTGTTCCGCGATTGCCGTTGTTTTCGATTGTCCTGCCAAAGTCAGACATCGTAAATGTCACAACATTGTTCTCTAATCCATCTGACTGCAGTGACGCATAAAATGCGGAAACAGCATCGTCAATTGAAGCCAACAGATTGTCATGTTTGCCTCTTTGATTACTGTGATTGTCGAAACAGCCGAGCGATACAAAATAGATTTGTCTCGACTGGTTTAAACCGCTACTTGCCTGAATCAGCCTTTTAACCATTTTGAATTGAGAGCCCAGATAACTTGAAGGAATTGATGGATCTTCCGGGTACTGATCCAACAAATCACCTAACGTAGATTGAAAGTCATAGATCTCCTGAAAGCGTTGTAAATAAGCTTTACCAAATGGTGACGCAGTGTTGTCCGCCAGGTACTTAGTCAGATTATTGTTGACTGAATTCACAGCAAGAGATGACATGGCCCGAATACCCGATGTACTCACTCTCAGATCTTGTGTTCCTTGGCCGTTCATCAACTCATTTCCACCAAACGATAGGTTGGGTGATACCGTCTCCGCACCGGATGCTAGAATGTCCATCATCATCCCAGCCCAACCATAAGGATGATACTGGCTTGTCTCCCACCCTCGCTGCCACGCAAGTTGCTGCTTGTTATGAGCACCTAGGTTAGGCGATTTTTTTACAGTTGAATAATTTGCCTTTGTCGTTGGTTCAATCAGCGTGCCAACATTAACAACACTTGTGGCAAGTTTGTCTTCAAATAGCTGAGCTATTTTCGGCATTGACCCATTTAAGATAAGCGGCTGCTGGGCGTCATCAGCAACAAAACCGTTACTCGCTAGTTCATGTGGCCAAAGTTGTATATCTGGCCTAGCAGCCTGATAATTGAGGAGATTATTTCCAGACTGCGGGACTATCATATTAAATGAGTCATTGCCTCCATATAGAAACAAACATACCAACGCTTTGTAATCTGAATTTTCATTCGCCAATGCAGACGAAGGGAGTGAAAGAGATAATGGAATAGAAGTCGCTGCCGTACTATAAACACCACTTTTTAGAAAGTTCCTTCTCGATATTTTCATAACCCATTACTCCTCTACCATAAAGTGGTGCGAAACAAAGGAAAAATACAACATTGCCGATATTGCATAAGGCTTATTGTTATTACTTTTTGCATTCCATAGCCCTTCAAACCTCGGCGCTATATCTGGGGGAATATCACCATCAAAAAAGCGATTTGCAATTAGTGATATCAATTGAGGATAATCGCTTGCGACGCTAACAAAATCAGACACATCCGGATAGAGTTCGGCAGAACTATTTGAACTCGTTTTGTAGCCATTTTCAGTAACTAGCTTCCAAGCGATATTGCTCATTTTTACCGTTTGATTCCAATCTATAATTTCTAGCTCGGGTGCAAAAAGGCCTAATTCCCCTAGTTCACCAGAAGGTATAAAGTCTGGGGAATAGAAGTTAAACACCGACGGAGATCCTAGGGGGTATTGCCCAAAGCTTTCCTGGTAAAGCATGGCATTTGGGGTAACATCGGCTCCACCTCCAGGTCGACAGTCCAAAGCACGATATAGGTAAGTCATCGCCAATATCGGCTCTCTTAGTTTGGCACGATATAGCGAGGATTCATTTAATACGACATCATCCAGCAATATTGCTTTAATCACTTGCCCAAGGTTTCCGCCTGTCTGTTTAAAGACTCTTGCTACCCGCTGAACATAGGCCGGCTCGGGATTAGAGGTGACAAATCGCTTAATCAACAGAGTTGAAATATTAGGAGCGGTACAGGGGTGGTTAACTAATAAATTCAATACACTATCTAGCTCTTGCTCAGCACTTACTCCCGCGGGAAACTCCTGACCTAATATCGATTTGGCATCGCTATCATGATACACATCATTGGCTACCATCGGTTCAGACATACTACCATTCGACATAAACCAACCAGTAAA is a genomic window of Vibrio sp. CB1-14 containing:
- a CDS encoding DUF1800 domain-containing protein; the encoded protein is MDGLSYKQASKFLDASTMGIKKGDIEEFISTNDRNAWLDEQIGTQCAPHVEQTLYQQQQRGESSVTQEMRVCAWFDLALWDDAQLRQRMAFALSQILVVGDRDAQLAPYPLELAHYYDLLSQYAFEDYKTLLYHITRSPIMGHFLTMVGNLPTSETGVNPDQNYARELMQLFTIGLNKVNEDGTLAVAPDGNPIANYDDADVENMARVFTGWFMSNGSMSEPMVANDVYHDSDAKSILGQEFPAGVSAEQELDSVLNLLVNHPCTAPNISTLLIKRFVTSNPEPAYVQRVARVFKQTGGNLGQVIKAILLDDVVLNESSLYRAKLREPILAMTYLYRALDCRPGGGADVTPNAMLYQESFGQYPLGSPSVFNFYSPDFIPSGELGELGLFAPELEIIDWNQTVKMSNIAWKLVTENGYKTSSNSSAELYPDVSDFVSVASDYPQLISLIANRFFDGDIPPDIAPRFEGLWNAKSNNNKPYAISAMLYFSFVSHHFMVEE
- a CDS encoding DUF1501 domain-containing protein, with the translated sequence MKISRRNFLKSGVYSTAATSIPLSLSLPSSALANENSDYKALVCLFLYGGNDSFNMIVPQSGNNLLNYQAARPDIQLWPHELASNGFVADDAQQPLILNGSMPKIAQLFEDKLATSVVNVGTLIEPTTKANYSTVKKSPNLGAHNKQQLAWQRGWETSQYHPYGWAGMMMDILASGAETVSPNLSFGGNELMNGQGTQDLRVSTSGIRAMSSLAVNSVNNNLTKYLADNTASPFGKAYLQRFQEIYDFQSTLGDLLDQYPEDPSIPSSYLGSQFKMVKRLIQASSGLNQSRQIYFVSLGCFDNHSNQRGKHDNLLASIDDAVSAFYASLQSDGLENNVVTFTMSDFGRTIENNGNRGTDHGWGSNHLVVGGSILGGKAYGRYPEFVKDGSDAIGNKFIPTTSSEQYAATLCRWFGLSDTGVDYIFPSLSPDNDNAFSSRYLGFLGSDVVASQPLPIVSVSASKTRVDHTPQMAIDGDLTTKWTAKGYGVTFDVELSSLSSLETLRVSQAKGDVRQYFFDILVSSDGTNYTLLQQYQSPGDTTAYVDISLGSQQAKYLRLVCNGNNDSANEKLVAWNNFQELEVWGRSI